One Clostridium novyi NT genomic window carries:
- a CDS encoding DRTGG domain-containing protein has product MSKHEEIIKHISTLSVGTRISVRRIASKLSVSEGTAYRAIKDAEVLGIVSTIPRVGTVRIEKVKKKNITSLSYAEVVNIVDGTLLGGKDGIHERLNKFIMGAMQVEDAKKYMVPGCLVIVGNREDMQEEALKNGCAVLITGGFDCSDRIKKIGNERQLPIISSTYDSFAVATMINRAISESLIKKDIVLIEDIMITDPIYVKFDDTIENFKNIIEKNKHQRYPVVDNNKNVVGIITIKDLQKQNDNKLVKEIMSKELITVTEKTTVAYAAHIMGWEGIELCPVVQGRQLIGVVSTEDILKAIQHISRQPQVGETLEDLILKNFQYKVEDDVMHFTGKIIPEMLDQLGTASWSSMNMLLSTVGILTLRHKNSINISVDSIVTYFMKPVQMDSIIDIFTKIIDMGRNFCKVEVNIHKKKELIARCMLSAKILR; this is encoded by the coding sequence ATGTCAAAACACGAAGAAATAATAAAGCACATATCTACTTTAAGTGTTGGAACAAGGATATCTGTTAGACGTATAGCAAGTAAGTTAAGTGTTAGTGAAGGAACTGCCTATAGAGCTATTAAAGATGCAGAAGTGTTAGGTATTGTTTCAACTATACCTAGAGTTGGTACAGTAAGAATTGAAAAAGTAAAAAAGAAGAATATAACATCTCTTAGTTATGCAGAAGTTGTAAATATAGTTGATGGAACTTTACTTGGAGGAAAAGATGGTATTCATGAGAGATTGAACAAATTTATAATGGGTGCCATGCAAGTAGAAGATGCTAAAAAGTATATGGTTCCAGGATGTTTAGTTATAGTAGGAAATAGAGAAGACATGCAAGAAGAGGCACTTAAAAATGGATGCGCAGTATTAATAACAGGTGGATTTGATTGCAGTGATAGAATAAAGAAAATAGGTAACGAAAGACAGTTACCTATAATATCCTCTACATATGACAGCTTTGCAGTAGCGACTATGATAAATAGAGCAATATCAGAAAGTTTGATAAAAAAAGATATTGTACTAATTGAGGATATAATGATTACAGATCCTATATATGTTAAATTCGATGATACTATAGAGAACTTTAAAAATATTATAGAAAAAAATAAGCATCAAAGATATCCAGTGGTGGACAATAACAAAAATGTTGTTGGAATTATAACCATAAAAGATTTACAAAAGCAAAATGATAATAAGTTAGTGAAAGAAATAATGAGTAAAGAGCTAATAACTGTAACTGAAAAAACTACAGTTGCTTATGCTGCACATATAATGGGATGGGAAGGTATAGAATTATGTCCAGTTGTACAAGGAAGACAACTAATAGGAGTTGTAAGTACAGAAGACATATTAAAAGCTATTCAACATATATCAAGACAACCTCAAGTTGGAGAAACATTAGAAGACTTAATTCTTAAAAACTTTCAATATAAAGTAGAAGATGATGTAATGCATTTTACAGGAAAAATAATACCTGAAATGTTGGATCAATTAGGAACAGCTTCATGGAGTTCTATGAATATGTTACTATCTACTGTTGGAATACTAACTTTAAGACATAAAAATAGCATTAATATATCTGTAGATAGTATAGTTACTTATTTTATGAAACCTGTGCAAATGGACAGTATAATTGATATATTTACTAAAATTATAGATATGGGAAGAAATTTCTGTAAAGTTGAAGTAAATATCCATAAGAAAAAAGAATTAATAGCAAGATGTATGCTTTCGGCAAAAATATTAAGATGA
- the asnA gene encoding aspartate--ammonia ligase, with protein sequence MTTQKKFIVKEGYKSSMDLKKTEIAIKQLKDFFERELAYKLNLIRVSAPLFVKESSGLNDNLNGIERPVAFDALDIKKEEIQIVHSLAKWKRMALHRYGFKPGEGLYTDMNAIRRDEELDNIHSMYVDQWDWEKVIKKEDRTEAKLKEIVEGIYEVFKSTENFVSDKYPEIDKTLPEKITFITSQELENMYPNLTPKERENTITKEKGAVFLMKIGDTLASGEKHDGRAPDYDDWSLNGDILFWYPVLNCALELSSMGIRVDEDALKYQLKKANCEERAELEFHKMLLEKKLPYTVGGGIGQSRICMFFLRKAHIGEVQASIWSEDVIKECEELGITLL encoded by the coding sequence ATGACAACACAAAAGAAATTCATAGTCAAAGAAGGATATAAATCAAGTATGGATTTAAAGAAAACAGAAATAGCTATAAAACAGCTTAAGGATTTTTTCGAAAGAGAGCTTGCATATAAATTAAATTTAATAAGAGTATCAGCTCCATTATTTGTAAAAGAATCTAGTGGGCTTAATGATAATTTAAATGGTATTGAAAGACCGGTAGCATTTGATGCATTAGATATAAAAAAAGAAGAAATTCAAATAGTACATTCTCTAGCTAAGTGGAAGAGAATGGCTCTTCATAGATATGGATTTAAACCAGGTGAAGGATTATACACAGATATGAATGCTATAAGACGTGATGAAGAATTAGATAACATTCACTCTATGTATGTTGACCAATGGGACTGGGAAAAGGTTATAAAAAAAGAAGATAGAACTGAAGCAAAATTAAAAGAAATAGTAGAAGGAATATATGAAGTGTTCAAAAGCACTGAAAACTTTGTAAGTGATAAATATCCTGAAATAGATAAAACACTTCCAGAAAAAATAACATTTATAACTTCACAAGAATTAGAAAATATGTATCCAAACTTAACACCAAAGGAAAGAGAAAATACCATAACAAAAGAAAAGGGAGCAGTATTCCTAATGAAAATAGGAGATACATTAGCATCAGGAGAAAAACATGATGGAAGAGCTCCAGATTATGATGATTGGAGTTTAAATGGAGATATATTATTCTGGTATCCTGTTTTAAACTGTGCGCTTGAGTTATCTTCTATGGGTATTAGAGTTGATGAAGATGCACTAAAATATCAATTAAAGAAAGCTAACTGTGAAGAAAGAGCTGAACTTGAATTCCACAAAATGCTTTTAGAAAAGAAACTTCCTTATACAGTAGGTGGAGGAATTGGTCAATCTAGAATATGCATGTTCTTCTTAAGAAAAGCACATATAGGTGAAGTTCAAGCATCAATATGGTCAGAAGATGTTATTAAGGAATGTGAAGAATTAGGTATAACTTTATTATAG
- a CDS encoding response regulator transcription factor produces MKILLVDDEESLLNLVKINLMFENYEVITAECGKTAIELFQTQSPDLVVLDLMLPDIDGFQVIHAIQEINNEVPIIVLSAKNQINDRLLGLQLGADDYITKPFDSRELILRIRAISRRINKAKLLSNKKQSSIIEKGFIKIMKDERRVFIDSKEVIFTHIEFEMLVLMVKNSYKVFTREELLDKIWGYDFSGNTRAVDIHIKRIRKKLLEHEDAIKTIYGVGYRFEV; encoded by the coding sequence ATGAAAATTTTATTAGTAGACGATGAAGAATCACTTTTAAACTTAGTAAAAATAAATCTTATGTTTGAAAACTACGAAGTTATCACTGCAGAATGTGGAAAAACTGCAATAGAACTATTTCAAACTCAATCCCCAGATTTAGTAGTTTTGGATTTGATGCTTCCGGATATAGATGGGTTTCAAGTTATTCATGCAATCCAGGAAATCAACAATGAGGTTCCAATAATAGTTCTTAGTGCTAAAAATCAAATAAATGATAGACTTTTAGGATTACAGTTAGGAGCAGATGACTATATAACAAAACCTTTTGACAGTAGAGAATTAATATTGAGGATTAGGGCTATATCAAGAAGAATAAACAAGGCTAAATTATTAAGTAATAAAAAACAAAGTAGCATTATTGAAAAGGGTTTTATAAAAATAATGAAAGATGAAAGACGAGTTTTTATTGACTCAAAGGAAGTTATATTTACTCATATTGAATTTGAGATGTTAGTTCTTATGGTAAAGAATTCATATAAAGTTTTTACAAGAGAAGAACTTTTAGATAAAATATGGGGATATGATTTTTCAGGAAACACAAGAGCTGTAGATATTCACATTAAAAGAATTAGAAAAAAATTATTAGAGCACGAGGACGCTATAAAAACTATATATGGGGTTGGGTATAGATTCGAGGTATAA
- a CDS encoding sensor histidine kinase — translation MKFGIKRKILFMNICVLIIAIVGIYVVTIYELYTRITNNSIEMLKKESYSSQAFVMEYLQNENKDDIEKVLNDMSPFISSYLSSKSKVRVQMYNKTSIIGDSENYPTIKRDSDVNEALMGKKAYIIRKISGQYYVLFSSPIYNKEDQIGCIRYVYNLKNENKIILDTVISMTFFTIISVLISIFMSNSFSNEIVKPIVMLRKLARQVSLGDFSKRFKISSNDEIEDLAESFNIMSNNIENMIAKLKEEKENQKRFLDNITHEFKTPVAAVMGYSDLLFRVKDEKDTKECIKYIKKSSDRLLNLVEQLLELSVLNKNQFELNTETTDIKPIVENAAMLLKPRMSKFGIDIDINIESKNIIADVKKTEQVILNVLDNAIKYSECDKILINMDYNEEFVKLYIKDDGQGIPEKDLKKVFEHFYTAHKSLQNKHGGSGLGLAICKEIMTKQFGDIEMQNEDGAKVILTFKIDFDM, via the coding sequence ATGAAATTTGGAATTAAAAGAAAAATACTATTTATGAATATTTGCGTTTTGATAATAGCCATTGTAGGAATATATGTTGTAACAATATATGAATTATATACTAGAATAACAAACAACTCTATAGAGATGTTAAAAAAAGAAAGTTATAGTAGCCAGGCTTTTGTTATGGAATACTTGCAAAATGAAAATAAGGACGACATAGAAAAGGTTTTAAATGATATGAGTCCTTTTATTTCAAGCTATTTATCTAGTAAAAGTAAAGTTAGAGTACAAATGTATAACAAAACTTCTATTATAGGAGACTCAGAAAATTATCCAACTATAAAAAGAGACAGTGACGTAAATGAGGCATTAATGGGAAAAAAAGCGTACATCATAAGAAAAATAAGTGGACAATATTATGTGTTATTTTCAAGTCCCATTTATAATAAGGAAGATCAGATTGGATGCATAAGATATGTTTATAACTTAAAAAACGAAAACAAAATAATATTAGATACAGTTATAAGTATGACTTTTTTTACTATAATTTCAGTATTAATTTCTATATTTATGAGTAATTCATTTTCAAATGAAATAGTAAAACCAATAGTTATGCTTCGAAAACTTGCAAGACAAGTGTCTCTTGGGGATTTTTCTAAACGATTTAAAATAAGCAGTAATGATGAAATAGAAGATTTGGCGGAATCATTTAATATAATGTCTAACAACATAGAAAACATGATTGCAAAATTAAAGGAAGAAAAAGAAAATCAAAAAAGATTTTTAGATAATATAACACATGAATTTAAGACACCTGTTGCGGCTGTAATGGGATATTCAGATTTACTTTTTAGAGTTAAAGATGAAAAAGATACAAAAGAGTGTATAAAGTACATAAAAAAGAGTAGTGATAGATTATTAAATCTTGTTGAACAATTGTTAGAGTTATCAGTATTAAATAAAAATCAATTTGAACTTAATACTGAAACCACAGATATAAAGCCTATAGTAGAAAATGCTGCAATGCTATTAAAGCCAAGAATGAGTAAATTTGGTATAGATATAGACATTAATATTGAGTCTAAAAATATAATTGCAGATGTAAAAAAGACAGAGCAAGTTATATTAAATGTTTTGGATAACGCTATAAAGTATAGTGAATGCGATAAGATTTTAATAAATATGGACTACAATGAGGAATTTGTGAAATTATACATAAAAGATGATGGACAAGGCATACCAGAGAAAGATTTAAAAAAAGTATTCGAGCATTTTTATACTGCTCATAAAAGTTTACAGAATAAGCATGGGGGAAGTGGTCTTGGTCTTGCTATTTGTAAAGAAATTATGACTAAGCAGTTTGGAGATATAGAAATGCAAAATGAAGATGGAGCAAAAGTAATTTTAACATTTAAAATTGATTTTGACATGTAA
- a CDS encoding DUF3919 family protein, whose protein sequence is MTSFKYKKILCLYIISFLIMIIMGIYLRKSISNKLVVFDDKEQVIQYSSNSIPVKIELYSKRWGKTSITYNNSLKEFWDIVESMPRSKNFYGSTKIENSPNDIIGTIFYLNGKRSTMCLNHNLKIDDSYYGGERGYAYINRLRNYINDIMCTPSMLASIVNDKNKVIIEDKLSEASKCGSNDKTLIKNEITKLRRISNNEKLQKTITSKGKLNYHIKIYMENSNGSNINLSKIKQDNYDIISISVYENNCAVIRDYGNDTVDTFCMEGNLTNVCKSILKR, encoded by the coding sequence ATGACAAGCTTTAAATACAAAAAAATATTATGCCTATATATTATATCATTTTTAATAATGATAATCATGGGTATATATCTAAGGAAGTCAATAAGTAATAAATTAGTTGTATTTGATGATAAGGAACAAGTGATTCAATATTCATCAAATTCTATTCCTGTAAAGATTGAACTTTATAGTAAAAGATGGGGCAAGACATCTATAACTTATAATAATTCATTAAAGGAATTTTGGGATATTGTTGAGTCTATGCCTAGAAGTAAAAACTTTTATGGATCTACTAAAATTGAGAATTCACCCAATGACATAATAGGGACAATTTTCTACTTAAATGGAAAAAGAAGTACTATGTGTTTAAATCATAATTTAAAAATAGATGATAGTTATTACGGTGGCGAAAGAGGTTATGCATATATAAATAGATTAAGAAATTATATCAATGATATTATGTGTACACCATCTATGCTTGCATCTATTGTAAACGATAAGAATAAAGTCATAATCGAAGATAAATTAAGTGAAGCTAGTAAGTGTGGAAGCAATGATAAAACTTTAATTAAAAATGAAATCACTAAGTTAAGAAGAATTAGCAATAATGAAAAACTCCAAAAAACAATAACAAGCAAGGGAAAGCTTAATTATCATATAAAGATATATATGGAAAACTCCAATGGAAGTAATATTAATTTATCCAAGATAAAACAAGATAATTATGACATTATAAGTATAAGCGTTTATGAAAATAATTGTGCAGTTATTAGAGATTATGGTAATGATACAGTGGACACTTTTTGCATGGAAGGTAATTTGACTAATGTTTGCAAAAGTATATTAAAACGTTAA
- a CDS encoding ABC transporter substrate-binding protein encodes MLFSLLIILTGIIGFNLLQKSSNRLPNFKGKKLLVYVAFNEDEAKVLLEGFKEKTGCDYSFLRFPTEEAAENVVREIQFQKADIFLGGTADAIELLKNNNCLDKYVIENTKKISEQYRDNDGYWTGLYIEPLSIGINEERWNKEFKDLKKPTKLEDLLNPRFKGEIVLPDPRTSGTGYTFLSYIVQSMGKDKGLEFFKKLKNNVGQFTDSGFTPAKKVGLGEYLLTVDFINQQLIVKNSGFKIESIVPKDAGWTICPVAKIRNSQNEKVANAFIEYCTSKEAMEALREFSMAIPTTNDNADNKNTELYKLSSTYNFNKAAKDRSELLEELKKIM; translated from the coding sequence ATGTTGTTTAGTTTATTAATTATATTAACCGGTATAATTGGGTTTAATTTACTTCAAAAGTCTAGTAACCGTTTACCTAATTTTAAGGGAAAAAAACTTTTAGTTTATGTAGCTTTTAATGAAGATGAAGCAAAAGTATTACTGGAAGGGTTTAAAGAAAAAACAGGATGTGATTATTCTTTTTTAAGATTTCCAACTGAGGAAGCAGCAGAAAATGTAGTTAGGGAAATACAGTTTCAGAAGGCTGATATATTTTTAGGGGGAACGGCTGATGCTATTGAGCTACTAAAGAATAATAACTGTTTAGATAAATATGTCATTGAAAATACCAAAAAAATATCAGAACAGTACAGAGACAATGACGGTTATTGGACAGGTCTTTATATAGAACCTCTTTCTATAGGAATAAATGAGGAAAGATGGAATAAAGAATTTAAAGATTTAAAAAAACCAACTAAATTAGAAGATTTATTAAATCCTAGATTTAAAGGAGAAATCGTTTTACCTGACCCTAGAACATCTGGTACAGGATATACTTTTTTATCTTATATAGTGCAGAGCATGGGAAAAGATAAAGGACTAGAATTCTTTAAGAAATTAAAAAATAATGTAGGTCAATTTACGGATAGTGGATTTACACCAGCAAAAAAGGTTGGACTGGGAGAATATCTATTAACAGTAGATTTTATAAATCAACAGTTAATAGTAAAAAATTCAGGATTTAAAATAGAGTCCATTGTTCCAAAGGATGCAGGATGGACTATATGTCCAGTAGCAAAAATAAGGAATAGCCAGAATGAAAAGGTTGCCAATGCTTTTATAGAGTATTGTACAAGCAAAGAAGCCATGGAAGCATTAAGAGAATTTTCAATGGCAATACCTACAACTAATGATAACGCAGATAATAAGAATACTGAACTTTATAAGTTGAGTAGTACATATAACTTTAATAAAGCAGCAAAGGATAGAAGTGAACTTTTAGAAGAATTAAAAAAGATTATGTAA
- the glpT gene encoding glycerol-3-phosphate transporter produces the protein MNLFKPAPHVDRLPKEKIDASYKRYRIQVFLSIYIGYLTFYFVRSNFSVAKMYLVKEGFSIAQLGFIASGLGIAYGISKFIMGNVSDRSNPRYFLAAGLILSGIVNVLFATTTSNIVMFVLMLLNGWFQGMGWPPCGRTMTHWFSDKERGVKMSIWNTAHNVGGGLIAVIVVYGVNTFGGWKGAFYFPGIIAIVVGILFMIFAKDTPQSVGLPPIEEYKDDYPDLVVEVEDREKELSAKEILVKYVLKNKFLWFIAFANVFVYFVRYGVVNWVPIYLEQVKHFSVKESTLAFSLFEYAAIPGTIVVGWLSDKVFHGRRAPMGVFCMIGVIAGVFVYWKSSSVMSINIALSLIGALIYGPVMLIGVSALDLVPKKAAGTAAGFTGLFGYLGGQVLAEAAMGAVVDKFSWNGGFITLMASAALAIVFFGLTWNVHDNSKEEEAELEVSCEGN, from the coding sequence ATGAACTTATTTAAACCAGCACCTCATGTTGATCGATTACCTAAAGAAAAAATAGATGCTAGTTATAAAAGATATCGTATACAAGTATTTTTAAGTATATATATTGGATATTTAACATTCTATTTTGTAAGAAGTAACTTTTCAGTTGCTAAAATGTACTTAGTAAAAGAAGGATTTTCAATAGCACAATTAGGATTTATAGCATCTGGACTTGGAATTGCTTATGGTATAAGTAAATTTATCATGGGAAATGTATCTGATAGGTCGAATCCGAGATATTTCTTGGCAGCAGGACTTATTTTATCAGGTATTGTAAATGTTCTTTTTGCAACAACTACTAGTAATATAGTTATGTTTGTTTTAATGTTACTTAATGGATGGTTCCAAGGTATGGGATGGCCTCCATGTGGTAGAACAATGACTCACTGGTTCTCAGATAAAGAACGTGGAGTTAAGATGTCAATTTGGAACACTGCACATAATGTAGGTGGCGGACTTATAGCTGTAATCGTTGTCTATGGTGTTAATACTTTTGGAGGTTGGAAGGGAGCATTCTACTTCCCAGGAATCATAGCTATCGTTGTTGGTATACTATTCATGATTTTCGCAAAAGATACTCCTCAATCTGTAGGATTACCTCCAATTGAAGAATATAAAGATGATTATCCAGACCTTGTTGTTGAAGTTGAAGATAGAGAAAAAGAATTATCAGCAAAAGAAATATTAGTTAAGTATGTATTAAAGAATAAATTCTTATGGTTTATAGCTTTTGCAAACGTTTTTGTATACTTTGTAAGATACGGTGTAGTAAACTGGGTACCAATATACCTTGAACAAGTAAAACATTTTTCAGTAAAAGAATCTACATTAGCATTTTCATTATTTGAATATGCAGCTATACCAGGAACTATAGTTGTTGGATGGTTAAGTGATAAAGTATTCCATGGAAGACGTGCACCAATGGGTGTATTCTGTATGATAGGTGTTATTGCAGGAGTATTCGTTTACTGGAAAAGCTCAAGCGTTATGTCTATTAATATAGCATTATCTTTAATAGGAGCATTAATATATGGACCAGTTATGTTAATCGGAGTTAGTGCCCTTGACTTAGTACCTAAAAAAGCAGCAGGAACTGCAGCAGGATTTACTGGATTATTTGGTTACTTAGGTGGCCAAGTATTAGCAGAAGCAGCAATGGGAGCTGTAGTTGATAAGTTTAGCTGGAATGGAGGATTTATCACATTAATGGCTTCAGCAGCATTAGCAATAGTATTCTTTGGACTTACTTGGAATGTACACGATAATTCTAAGGAAGAAGAAGCAGAATTAGAAGTTTCATGTGAAGGAAATTAG